A stretch of Cytophagales bacterium DNA encodes these proteins:
- a CDS encoding serine hydrolase: MKKAIAASILCLWVNIHGFSQSSYTYSTPKALNDGWETASLYELEFTPVSIEDLFEQLHYESYEIHSVVVIHKNQLIIEEYFDGYTVDQPHDLRSVTKSIRSLLLGIALDQGFIKSIDDPISTYLKSHVPRKNLTDSKEKITIRHLITMSSGLDCNDWDQQSKGREDKVYKKKDWIQYTLNLPMIHEPGEVSAYCSMGTILLAEIISQASGMSLQAFAQQYLFNPLDISNVKWGHTSDKEVIESGKRLYMTPRDMAKIGQLILNKGKWQGKQVISEQWIQDATSSKTKITGINYGYLWWNLPFQTPQGRQVSKTATGNGGQYIMSFPELELVVIFTGGAYNSEKDKIPFAIVRDVILPTFSE; the protein is encoded by the coding sequence ATGAAGAAAGCAATAGCTGCATCCATCTTATGCCTATGGGTTAATATCCATGGATTTAGCCAGTCGAGTTATACCTATTCCACTCCAAAAGCCTTAAATGACGGATGGGAAACGGCGAGTCTGTATGAATTAGAGTTCACTCCCGTCAGTATTGAAGATTTGTTTGAGCAACTTCATTACGAATCATACGAGATTCATAGCGTAGTAGTAATCCACAAAAACCAACTCATCATCGAAGAATATTTCGACGGGTATACAGTGGATCAACCTCACGACTTGCGCTCAGTAACCAAAAGTATTCGATCCCTCCTATTGGGAATTGCCCTGGACCAGGGATTTATTAAAAGCATTGATGATCCTATATCTACATACCTCAAATCGCATGTTCCAAGAAAGAACCTGACTGACAGTAAGGAAAAAATCACCATCAGGCACCTTATCACCATGTCCAGCGGCCTGGATTGCAATGACTGGGATCAGCAATCGAAAGGGCGAGAAGACAAAGTCTACAAAAAGAAAGATTGGATCCAATACACCTTGAACCTACCCATGATTCACGAACCAGGAGAAGTATCTGCTTATTGCTCGATGGGCACCATCTTATTGGCAGAGATCATCAGTCAGGCTTCCGGAATGTCACTTCAAGCATTTGCGCAACAATATTTATTCAATCCCCTGGACATCTCTAATGTCAAGTGGGGACACACATCAGATAAAGAGGTGATTGAATCAGGTAAGCGACTTTACATGACGCCCAGGGATATGGCTAAAATTGGACAACTGATCCTGAATAAAGGGAAATGGCAAGGAAAACAAGTCATTTCAGAACAATGGATTCAAGACGCTACCTCTTCTAAAACGAAAATAACGGGTATCAACTATGGCTATCTGTGGTGGAACTTGCCTTTTCAGACACCCCAAGGAAGGCAAGTATCCAAGACGGCAACGGGAAATGGAGGGCAATATATCATGTCATTTCCTGAGCTGGAGCTTGTGGTGATTTTTACCGGCGGTGCTTATAATTCTGAAAAAGACAAAATACCTTTTGCTATCGTCAGAGACGTGATCCTTCCGACTTTCAGTGAATAG
- a CDS encoding YfiR/HmsC family protein — translation MRKFLFLITLVGGLQTMAQDEEIRTKQRAIFIYNFARQVVWQNETELDQFSVGVLGTDPVVQELSKMVKQGRTVRDLPMRVRRITRLSDISRYQLVYLHKQFNYNIDQVLEFAKGQNVLVVSEGYGFNESMINIIETTDGFEFELNETRLNIEGFTINNGLRRTSISTAERWQELYQASFQSLEEARSLSEEQEQALDEQKAEIGTLNQRINDQRSLMDERRLEVESLKRESEVQNDSLRALQLRSEAQKAAYERREQQQQVVEQEYEDQIEARQQEITRLDRNLKQQKQELEQQAIELEEQNRKINIQRQELNAQQWFTILFAILAALAFITVFFIWRGYRIKRKANETLAIKNAAIEAQAREIDQKSQEMEQFAYIASHDLQEPLNTISGSLSLIDGQNLDDVGTSSVKFIDEAIIRMRKMIKGLMEHARLGADVEFQHLEGLELLEGVKTNLHQTIQDKKAKVEWGELPPLYGHEVELSLLFQNLINNALKFTVPDRPPEVQISVQEYVETSEQFWLFRVQDNGIGIDPANQQKIFGIFQRLNSRSQYEGSGIGLAHCKKIVELHGGKIWVESELGIGSTFCFTIRKVS, via the coding sequence ATGCGGAAGTTTCTTTTCTTAATTACATTGGTTGGGGGGCTGCAAACTATGGCTCAGGACGAAGAAATTCGTACGAAACAGCGGGCTATATTCATTTACAATTTTGCAAGGCAGGTTGTTTGGCAAAACGAAACAGAGTTGGATCAGTTCAGTGTGGGTGTCTTGGGGACCGATCCGGTGGTACAGGAATTGTCGAAAATGGTGAAACAAGGCCGTACGGTACGCGACCTTCCCATGAGGGTCCGCCGGATCACGAGATTGTCAGACATCAGTAGATACCAACTGGTTTATTTGCACAAACAATTCAACTACAACATCGATCAGGTATTGGAGTTTGCGAAAGGCCAAAATGTCCTGGTTGTCAGTGAAGGGTATGGTTTCAATGAGTCTATGATCAACATCATCGAGACCACTGATGGTTTTGAGTTCGAGTTGAATGAGACCCGGTTGAACATCGAAGGTTTCACCATCAATAATGGTCTGCGCCGAACTTCTATCAGTACGGCTGAACGATGGCAGGAGTTGTATCAGGCTTCTTTCCAATCATTGGAGGAAGCGCGATCATTATCAGAGGAGCAGGAACAAGCTTTGGATGAACAAAAAGCGGAGATTGGCACGCTTAATCAACGCATTAATGATCAACGATCACTCATGGATGAGCGTCGCCTGGAGGTTGAATCTCTTAAAAGAGAGAGCGAGGTTCAAAATGACTCCCTGCGTGCATTGCAACTTCGTAGTGAAGCCCAGAAAGCAGCTTATGAGCGGCGGGAGCAACAACAGCAGGTTGTAGAGCAAGAATATGAAGATCAGATCGAAGCCCGACAGCAGGAGATTACCAGGCTGGATCGAAACCTTAAGCAGCAAAAGCAGGAGTTGGAACAGCAGGCCATCGAGCTTGAAGAGCAAAATCGAAAGATAAACATCCAGCGTCAAGAGCTCAATGCTCAGCAGTGGTTTACGATCTTGTTCGCTATTCTGGCTGCACTGGCATTCATTACGGTCTTCTTTATTTGGAGAGGTTATCGCATCAAAAGAAAAGCTAATGAAACCCTGGCCATCAAGAATGCAGCCATCGAAGCTCAGGCGCGTGAAATTGATCAGAAGAGTCAGGAAATGGAGCAGTTTGCCTATATCGCCAGCCATGACCTGCAAGAGCCACTCAATACCATTTCAGGTTCCCTGTCGCTGATTGATGGACAAAACTTAGACGATGTAGGCACTTCCAGTGTCAAGTTTATCGATGAGGCCATCATTCGGATGAGAAAAATGATCAAAGGATTGATGGAACATGCACGCCTAGGTGCAGATGTGGAGTTTCAGCACCTGGAGGGTCTGGAATTGCTGGAAGGTGTAAAAACGAATCTTCATCAGACAATTCAGGATAAAAAAGCCAAGGTGGAGTGGGGAGAACTTCCCCCATTATATGGTCACGAAGTAGAGTTGTCCTTGCTTTTTCAGAACCTCATCAACAATGCATTAAAATTCACCGTACCTGATCGACCTCCTGAAGTGCAGATTTCAGTACAAGAATATGTCGAAACATCAGAGCAATTTTGGCTGTTCAGGGTACAGGACAATGGCATAGGGATCGACCCGGCTAATCAGCAGAAAATCTTTGGAATTTTTCAACGCCTCAACAGTCGCTCGCAGTATGAAGGCAGCGGCATCGGTCTGGCTCACTGCAAAAAGATTGTGGAATTGCACGGTGGCAAGATCTGGGTAGAATCTGAACTTGGGATCGGGAGTACATTTTGCTTTACGATCAGAAAGGTAAGCTGA